In the Doryrhamphus excisus isolate RoL2022-K1 chromosome 2, RoL_Dexc_1.0, whole genome shotgun sequence genome, ATCTCCGTTGTGTCATTGAATGTTACATTTCCATTATATCAGTGAACGTTTCGTCTCCATTCTATCAGTGAATGTTACATCTCCCTTATGTCAGTGAACGTTGCATTTCCATGATGAACATTACATGTCCATAACATACCATAAGTGTATTTTACATCTCCGTTGTGTCATTGAATGTTACATTTCCATTATATCAGTGAACGTTTCATCTCCATTCTATCAGTGAATGTTACATCTCCCTTATGTCAGTGAACGTTGCATTTCCATGATGAACATTACATACCCGTAACATACCGTAAGTGTATTTTACATCTCCGTTGTGTCATTGAATGTTACATTTCCATTATATCAGTGAACGTTACATTCCCTTATGTCAGTGAACGTTGCATTTCCATGACGAACATTACATGTCCATAACATACCATAAGTGTATTTTACATCTCCGTTGTGTCATTGAATGTTACATTTCCATTATATCAGTGAACGTTACATTCCCTTATGTCAGTGAACGTTGCATTTCCATGATGAACATTACATGTCCGTAACATACTGTAAGTGAATTTTACATCTCCGTTGTGTCATTGAATGTTACATTTCCATTATATCAGTGAACCTTACATCTCCCTTATGTCAGTGAACGTTGCATTTCCATGATGAACATTACATGAccataacatactgtaagtgAATTTTACATCTCCGTTGTGTCATTGaatgttacatttacattatatcAGTGAACGTTTCGTCTCCATTCTATCAGTGAATGTTACATCTCCCTTATGTCAGTGAACGTTGCATTTCCATGATGAACATTACATGTccataacatactgtaagtgAATTTTACATCTCTGTTGTGTCATTCAATGTTACATTTCCATTCTATCAGTGAATGTTGCATTTCCATGATGAACATCACATGAccataacatactgtaagtgAATTTTACATCACCGTTGTGTCATTGAATGTTACATCGGCACTATATCAGTGAACATTACTTCTCCTGAGTGTCAGTGAAGGTCACATGTCAGTGAACGTGGACATCAGCAGATATAGtgtatgtaaataaattataactGGGGGTTGAAATAGTCTTCATTCAAAAGTTTGTCCAccatcttacacacacacagcagtgtgTGTTGGAATAGAATATATTGGAGCCAAAGATGTGCGACTAAGCCACGCCTCCTTTACTGTTGACTTGATGagcaaaaacattcaaatatgtTAAATGAAGGAAAAAGGAAGTGGCACAGACATTCAAAATAAAGGCCTAAAAAAAGTTTTGCGTAAACAAAAGCTAGCTTCTCATCCATCTGCCGTTTCTTCCTCCTCATTCATCCTCTCGCGTCTCGCGGGAGCGACTCCAAACTTTCCCTGTGCTCCCTCCCGCTGCTCCGCCGCTGGCTGGAATGCGGCGCGTCCAGGAAGAACGGTGTAACGTATCCTCCGCGCCGCTTCCGCTGTAAATTGACGAGCGTTCCCCAGACTGGCGGCACCTTAACAAGGCAGGAAGCCGGCGTCCAGCAAGCTGCCGCCACAGGTCAATAGGCAGCGAGGATCATGTTGACAGACGTCGCCTTTATAGGTGATCCTCCTGCTAGCTGCTAAACATGCTTTAGCATCGCTTGCTAACATTCCattgcacacacgtgcacacattgCAGCAGCCAATGAAACACCTCCGTTTCTTCCTCTTTGGAAGTGCGCGTGCGAATGCGCccgaggctgacagcagacatCATCCTGTGTTTACATGACAACACTTTCTACTGTGTGGACCCTGCCGGGTCAGAGGTCACCAGGTGTAGCCTAAAGAGGATGTCACGTGACTCTTCTGACATCTTCACGCGCACGCCCCTCAGTCAGTCCTCGGGGAGGAAGACGACGGTGAAGATAATAAGTCGTCTCCCGCCCCCCAACAACAACCGACCTCTCCGTATGCGCGCGCAAAAATCTCGCTCGTACGCGCCCGCCTCGTTAGCATATTGCCAGTGACGTCACGGGCGAAGGTGGTGGAGTATAAAAGGCGTCACTTTGCTTCAACTTCACTCTCAGAGACTCACGACTCGGAGGTGagcgcgcacacacgcacgcacgcacacgagCACTTTACTAGTAAGGCGCGAGGGCAAGCCCGCGCACGTCGGCAGTAAAAGTGTTTGGAATAGTTGACAAGAGCATCCATCCGCTTCCTGCGCACTCTACTCGCTGCAGGATGTCCTTTaacgcttcttcttcttcttttatgtgtgtgtgtgtgtgtgtgtgtgtgtgcgcgcccgCAGGCGTGTGCTCCAGCCTCCCATCAGAGAAGAAAAGACGAGACACTTTTACGCGCGTCGTGTGGCTACTGGATGCTGGCTGCTTGGAGATGTTCCGTCTGCTGCAGTTCGGACTGCTGTCTGCCCTGACCAGCGCGCTCACGTCGGTGCTGTGCGCGCTCCTCCTGCTCGCCCTAACGCGCGTGCTGTGGAGCTTCCGCTGGAGGCTGACGAGGGACCCCGGCAGCAGCCTCCCCCTGCCGGAGGGCTCCATGGGGTGGCCGCTGGTCGGAGAGACCCTCCACTGGCTCGTACAGGTGACTAAACGcgcacttttttctttttttttttagtgacgTCACATATAAGcctaaattttttaaatgttataaatatatAGTGACTGTACATATTTagtttttagtcatatttaatGTACACTTTGTTAGCTGCAATGCTGCAATATGCTCACCTGCTACTTTCTAATGTTCATCACGTGACCCCCTCAAtgccacgggtgtccaaagtgcagtcccGGGTGCCATTTTTGGCCCGCAgcttgtcttattattattttttttgtaatggtaatggttttatttcatttgaacatgcatcagattacaattgaatgcatcccataatcagttcacagttccacatgtccaaaaggagtaggaagaagcaaagcttattaaatcctacccctccatctggtacttttacaatcagtaactgttacatttgttcacttcctgctttcttatataatttaagttgtttttttttcattcttaaattttttaattatcttatttaaatttttatttgaattattttaaattattttaattattattttatttttttatattttattaaattatttaaattgctGTGGATTTATCGCTGTGaaccaaaaatataatataatataatataatataatataatataatataatataatataatataatataatataatataatataatataatataatataatataatataatataatatattcattcattcattttttaccgcttttcctcacgagggttgcaaggggtgctggagcctatcccagctgtcttcgggcgagaggcggggtacaccctggactggtggccagccaatcacagggcacatatagacaaacaaccattcacactcacattcatacctatggacaatttggaattaacaccaattaacctagcatgtttttggaatgtgggaggaaaccggagtacccggagaaaatccacgcatgcacagggagaacatgcaaactccacacagagatggccgagggtggaattgaaccctggtctcctagctgtgaggtctgcgcgctaaccactcgaccgctgtgtcgcccatataatataatataaatatatatttatgatgtCCTCTTTCCTCTGCAGGGTTCCAACTTCCACATCTCTCGCAGGCAGCGCCATGGCAACGTGTTTAAGACCCACCTCCTGGGCAAGCCCGTCATCCGGGTGACGGGCGCCGAGAACATCCGCAAGATCCTGTTGGGGGAGCACAGCCTGGTGTGCACGCAGTGGCCGCAGAGCACGCGCATCATCCTGGGCCCCAACACGCTGGTCAACTCCATCGGCGACGCCCACAAAAGGAAGCGGAAGGTATGTATGACATGACCCCGGCCCGATGACGCCGCGTCCAAAATGATGTCTCACGACTTCGCCTAATCTCTAGGTCCTGGCCAAGGTGTTCAGCAGGGGTGCTCTGGAGTCCTACCTGCCCCGTCTGCAGGACGTGGTGCGCTGCGAGGTGGCCAAGTGGTGCTCGTGCGCGGACGCCATGGATGTTTACGGCGCGGCCAAGTTGCTGACGTTCCGCGTGGCCGTGCGAGTGCTGCTGGGTctgcagctggaggaggagcgtgTGGTCTACCTGGGCCGCATCTTTGAGCAGCTGATGGACAACCTCTTCTCACTTCCTGTAGACGCTCCATTCAGCGGCCTCCGCAAGGTCAGAACGCAACCGCTGGTCTTCGCCACATTGGTTCACTCatcactttccttttcctttcaggGGATCAAAGCCAGAGAGATCCTACACGCCAACATGGAGAAGATTATCGAAGAGAAGATGGAACGTCAGCAGGTGCATGATGACCATCTGGACGCCTTCGACTATATGCTGGCCAGCGCTAAAGAACACGGCCAGGACTTCAGCATCCAGGAGCTCAAGGTACTGACGCCGTAGCTCTCAGGTCAGACACCCAGaaagtagaccagggttcaattcacccggagaaaacccacgcatgcacggggagaacatgcaaactccacacagagatggctgcagctttaattttttgtggaaaaaataaatttaaaattttggcCATCATCAACAAtcctggggctgcacggtgggcaagtggttagcgcgcaggcctcacagctaggagaccagggttcaattccaccctcggccatctctgtgtggagtttgcatgttctccccgtgcatgcgtgggtttttttccgggtactccggtttcctcacacattccaaaaacatgctaggttaattagcgattaacacagagctgcacggtggacgagtggtttgcgcaggcctcacggctaggagacccaagttcaattccaccctctgccttttctgtgttgagttttcgtgggttttctccgggtactccggtttcctcccacattccaaaaacatgctaggttaattagcgactccaaattgtccataggtatgaatgtgagtgtgaatggttgtttgtctatatgtgccctgtgattggctggccaccagtccagggtgttgtgATATACTGTACGTAACTGATGGATTGGTATTTCAGAAGTGAAATAAGGTTTATTAGATTAACACAGAGCTGCACGGTAGAGAAGTGGTTTgagcaggcctcacggctaggagacccaagttcaattccaccctctgccttttctgtgttgagtttttgtgggttttctccgggtactccggtttcctcccacattccaaaaacatgctaggttaattagccactccaaattgtccataggtatgaatgtgagtgtgaatggttgtttgtctatatgtgccctgtgattggctggccaccagtcacatGGTGTTGTGATATACTGTACGTAACTGATGGATTGGTATTTCAGAAGTGAAATGAGGTTTATTAGATTAACacagagctgcacggtggacgagtggtttgagCAGgactcacagcgaggagacccgagttcaattccaccctctgtgttgaactttcgtgggttttctccgggtactccggtttcctcccacattccaaaaacatgctaggttaattagccactccaaattgtccataggtatgaatgtgagtgtgaatggttgtttgtctatatgtgccctgtgattggctggccaccagtcacatGGTGTTGTGATATACTGTACGTAACTGATGGATTGGTATTTCAGAAGTGAAATAAGGTTTATTAGATTAACACAGAGCTGCACGGTAGAGAAGTGGTTTGAGCAGgactcacggctaggagacccgagttcagttccaccctctgtgttgagttttcgtgggttttctccgggtatgtctatatgtgccctgtgattggctggccaccagtccagggtgtacccctttactgcgcatgccccattgactattctggttgattatagcggcgcatgtagacacgcgattggaatattcctttccatgtataccattgttttgggaaagattccattcggaaagagaaaaactcctcatgtaaacgtggctaatgtttccATGTCCTTAACTTGTCAAACTAACCTCGCAGGAAACGGCTGTGGAATTGATCTTCGCCGCTCACTCCACCACTGCCAGCGCCTCCACCTCTCTGGTCCTGCAGCTCCTTCGCCACCCGGCTGTGGTTCGGCACCTCAAAGCTGAGCTGGACTCTGAGGGTCTTGCAGGTGCTGGTGGTTCAGACCCTGATAGCAGTCCACTTGGGGCGCACCTGAGCTTGGAAAAGCTGAGCCGGCTCCGCTACTTGGATTGTGTGATCAAAGAGGTTCTGCGGTTTCTGCCACCAGTTTCTGGAGGATACCGGACCGCCTTGCAGACATTTGAATTGGATGTAAGTGTCAATCACTGTCATCAGGAAGTGTCACCTCAAGTCCTGATACCTTCAGAGTCCCGTGGCTTTTAGCTTGATGGTAACTAGCGCCTGAAAATCATGTCGGAAAAGCTAAACCAGTCTGAATCCAACTTTGCTAACATGCAGATTGACAAGTTCTTTGACAAGGTGGTCCTTAAACGCCCCCTCGGCTGCCCCCGCCGTGCCCCCAATTTGCAGCCAGAAGGCTTTGTGAAGTTTAAAAAGATCTCAGAGGAATTTCCCAGAAGACTATTGTGGTCCACATGAGTCTTTCTCAGGGCAGGACGGGTCTTTTTCGTACAGAAATGTCTTTGTGTCTGTTCAGTCAAGCTCAACCTCCGAAGCCTGAACCGGCAAGGCCCGGCTCGACCCAATAATTGGGTCCTAAAGTCCTAAAGAAGAAGCTGTGAAAGGAGGAATAAGTTCTAAAGAGACCAAAATGGAGTGAAAGAAGTCTTTGTCTCATGACATGTTCTTGTTCTGGTCGCAGGGCTACCAGGTCCCCAAAGGCTGGAGCGTCATGTACAGCATCAGGGACACGCATGAGACCGCCGCCGTCTTCCACAGTCCCCAACTCTTTGATCCTGACCGCTTTGGCCCGGATCGCGAGGAAAACCGCTCGTCCCGTTTCAGTTATGTGCCGTTTGGCGGCGGCGTGCGGGGCTGCGTGGGTAAAGAACTGGCTCAGCTGGTTCTAAAGACTCTGGCTGTGGAGCTGGTGGGCACGTGCGAATGGACCCTGGCCACCGAGGACTTCCCCAGGATGCAGACGGTGCCCATCGTGCATCCTGTCAACGGACTCCACGTGCGCTTTTCTCACAGCAACCCGCTTTAAGACGCCGCCGGACCAAAAGACCGTTTGTTTGGTTCTGCTGACGGAAAGGTGTCGGGAGCACTTCATCATGAGGCAGGTTCTGTTTCCTATGCACCTTTTAGGACCTTCTGGAACTTCTCAGGTGACACCCCCCCCGGTTCCTGTGTGAAAGGAGTCTTACTCAGGAACATCTCAGTGTGAGAAGACCTGCAAGAACCTCTCATGGTACTTCTGTGCACCATGAGCTGGTGTGCCAGTAGGTACataggccaggggtgtccaaagtgcgaggtgggggccattttcagcccGCAGCTTATTTTATTGGCCCTCgacttaatgtaaaaaaaaatatattattagatattacactcatTTGCTTTGTTATCGGTAACACAAATCTCAGTGTGAGAAGACCCGCAAGAACCCCTCATGGGGCTTCTGTGCACCATGAGCTGGTGTGCCAGTAAGTGCATaggccagtggtgtccaaagtgcggaatgggggccattttcagcccGCAGCTTATTTTATTGGCCTTCgacttaatgtaaaaaaaatatatatatattattagatattacactcatTTGCTTTGTTATCGGTAACACAAATCTCCGTGTGAGAAGACCCACAAGAACCCCTCAGCTGGTGTGCCAGTAAGTGCATAggccagggatgtccaaagtgtgaggtgggggccattttcagcccGCAGCTTATTTTATTGGCCCTCgacttaatgtaaaaaatatatatatatgtattattagatattacactcatTTGCTTTGTTATCGGTAACACAAATCTCAGTGTGAGAAGACCCGCAAGAACCCCTCATGGGGCTTCTGTGCACCATGAGCTGGTGTGCCAGTAAGTGCataggccaggggtgtccaaagtgcggaatgggggccattttcagcccGCAGCTTATTTTATTGGCCTTCgacttaatgtaaaaaatatatatatatattattagatattacactcatTTGCTTTGTTATCGGTAACACAAATCTCAGTGTGAGAAGACCCACAAGAACCCCTCAGCTGGTGTGCCAGTAAGTGCataggccaggggtgtccaaagtgcgaggtgggggccattttcagcccGCAGCTTATTTTATTGGCCCTCgacttaatgtaaaaaaaaatatattattagatattacactcatTTGCTTTGTTATCGGTAACACAAATCTCAGTGTGAGAAGACCCGCAAGAACCCCTCACAGGGTTTCTGTGCACCGTGAGCTGGTGTGCCAGTAAGTGTataggccaggggtgtccaaagtgcggggtgggggccattttcagcccGCAGCTTATTTTATTGGCCCTCgacttaatgtaaaaaaaatatatatatgtattattagatattacactcatTTGCTTTGTTATCGGTAACACAAATCTCAGTGTGAGAAGACCCACAGGGCTTCTGTGCACCATGAGCTGGTGTGCCAGTAAGTGCataggccaggggtgtccagagtGCGGAGtgggggccattttcagcccGCAGCTTATTTTATTGGCCCTCgacttaatgtaaaaaatatatatatattattagatattacactcatTTGCTTTGTTATCGGTAAAACAAATCTCAGTGGGAGAAGAACCCCtcatggctggcgaccagtccagggttgtaccccgcctctcgccccgaagacagctgggataggctccagcaccccctgcgaccctcgtgaggaaaagcggtagaaaatgaatgaatgaataaatcaacaatccttatgtgaaacacacatctttctatttctgtgtgttctaaagatataaaaagagctaaaaagaggcagctaagaataaTGGGAAATATCTATTCCgccttttgaaaaaaacaacaaaaagcaccaAGAATGCTGtagcgacattgttattattaatgttattagtATTATGCTAATATGCCCAAGAACTACGTTACTATTGTAGTGACACCTTGATATACCACACCAGCTAGCTTCACCATACACTCGCTAACATGACACAGCATTaatataaaaccattaaaaaaccTTGTTCAAGGTTTTTGGTGATGTTTTAATAGCAGGCTTTAAAGGTGCAATAGGTGTCCCTTTAATGaactgcctctttttttttagctctttgTATATCTTTTGAACActcagaaaagagaaagacattgtaaatgatgggcaaaatttgaaaaaaagccTTATTATGACAAATACATCACGTCAAGTTTTCCATAGCATAACATGACGGCAATACAGAATTCCAAGAATTATTCAACTGGGACAGTCACATGACATTTACCACTCCTAAATGTAAGGTCTTATTATGGGTTGAAGTATgaaatgtatgtgcatttgtgtgtaacgttttggacacccctcagTTATCGTTGCTGTGAAATGAAGTAGAAGTTTGAATAAGCTGTTGTCGATAGAGGCAGGGGGTGCCTAATAATATGATCATGAATGAACGATGGAAGGAGTTAGCACTTTTATCTGCGTGGTACTCGGTAGATGTTGTCCATGAACAGTTagattgttgtgttgtttttgtctgaatgctcacacacacagtacacacacagtacacacacagtacacacactgtacaaggtattgtaaataataaacaaatagtaGGATGATGACGGTGTTATTATCTTCTTTGTGGAGGCAGAAAGCAAATTGCATGTGTAACCTCGTTAGAGAGCAAAGTGACTGAGGTCACGTTTGGGGCGTTTGGAGTtggtcctgtgtgtgtgtgtgtgtgtgtgttggggtgcAAGGGGGGGACCAATAGGCTGGCCTAATTAAGCCCGCTTGCAGCTCTGCCAAGGTCGTTATCTGATGGGCAGCCAGTCATTGTGAacttggacacattttggaccAGGGTTCACCGCGGTGCCACCCGGCCATGCAGGTCACTGGGCGGTCAACTGGGAGGGATGGGAACCGGCGAGGGTGCAAACACAACGGCCGCATTACACAACACCCACACAtgttcta is a window encoding:
- the LOC131104346 gene encoding cytochrome P450 26C1 translates to MFRLLQFGLLSALTSALTSVLCALLLLALTRVLWSFRWRLTRDPGSSLPLPEGSMGWPLVGETLHWLVQGSNFHISRRQRHGNVFKTHLLGKPVIRVTGAENIRKILLGEHSLVCTQWPQSTRIILGPNTLVNSIGDAHKRKRKVLAKVFSRGALESYLPRLQDVVRCEVAKWCSCADAMDVYGAAKLLTFRVAVRVLLGLQLEEERVVYLGRIFEQLMDNLFSLPVDAPFSGLRKGIKAREILHANMEKIIEEKMERQQVHDDHLDAFDYMLASAKEHGQDFSIQELKETAVELIFAAHSTTASASTSLVLQLLRHPAVVRHLKAELDSEGLAGAGGSDPDSSPLGAHLSLEKLSRLRYLDCVIKEVLRFLPPVSGGYRTALQTFELDGYQVPKGWSVMYSIRDTHETAAVFHSPQLFDPDRFGPDREENRSSRFSYVPFGGGVRGCVGKELAQLVLKTLAVELVGTCEWTLATEDFPRMQTVPIVHPVNGLHVRFSHSNPL